The Nitrospira sp. genome segment TGTTCTCGTGCGAATGCCGACCAGGCGTGTGATCTCCGCGATTGTTGGGATACTGTCGAGCGTTCTCATGATCGGGCTTCTTTTGGTGAGTCCCGAGTTTGTTGATACCGTCGCGTATACCTTTACGCGTGGTCACAACGAGGCGAATATTAGGTCGCTTGATGGGCGGATGAGTATTTGGACAGAGGCGTTGGAAGCGTTCGAGCAGTCCCCTCTCCTTGGATCAGGCTACGCGACATATCCGATGCACATCACGGGGGGAGGACATTTCCATAACATGTTTATTGAATTGATGGTGACAACGGGGCTTCTAGGGATTATCCCCATCCTCATTTTGTTCGCGTTACTCGGCGCTCGGCTTGTCAAATTATTTCAAAATGTTCCCGTGAACGCTGCGTCCAATCCCATCGAGTCACTCGATGCACTCCTGATAGGTACCGTCGTAATCGTGTCGGAAATGACGACGGCCGGAGCGGCGTACTACTCATGGCAGATGATCGGGATCGTGGTGTTGGCCGTGGGCCTCCATACGCCACTTGATGCTCCTCAGACTGATGACAGCACTGAGTGCTCTCTTCAAGAAAAAAGACGCATGCAGACGTTGGCGCACGTTCAAGGTGGAGTGCTGGTCTCTGAGCCGTACAGGAAACCGATCATTTTCGGATGATGACGGACGTGTGGATTCATCGGGTGTTGGGTATTGAATGTCGTTCAAAGGGCTTTCCGATAGCCGGGGGATGGTCCATACCAAGCCGTAGATTTTCAGAATTTCACGGAGCGCTGAAGCTCTGATGGAGGTGTCATCCGCTTCTTCAACCCCACAAGCAGCTTCTCTGCGTGCCACAGACGGCTCTCAGTTGGTTCGCGTGGCTCGTGGGGGCGTCTTGATATTCATCAGCATGTTCTTTGGGCTCGGGCTCAACTATATCTACAGCATTTGTCTCGCTCGCATGTTCGATGCAGAGGTGTTTGGTCTGTATACGCTTGGGTTGGCTGCGTTCAGTGTACTTTCCGTGGTTTCAGTGGCTGGTTTAGATCGTGCGATTTTGCGGTTTATTCCGGCGGTGAATGACGGCGATAGGATCACATTGGTTGGTCCTATGGTTAAGTATATTGCCCGGATGTCGCTCATCATCGGATGTGTGGCTGGATTCACACTCTTGGGGCTGTCGTCAAGCCTCTCTACGAAGATCTTCGGTAAGCCGACACTCACAGATGTTTTGATACTCTTTTCCTTTGCAATCCCATTGTTTTCCCTTTCCATGGTGCTGCTCTCCACGTTGCAAGCGCTTCAAGACAACCGGTGGAGATCATTTGTGAAGTATGGCTGCGAGCCAATTGTCAAATTTTCGCTTACAGTGGTTTTTGTCTGGCTGGGGTGGGGGGTATACGGTGCGCTCGTCGCGTTTGGAATCGCGCTTTGCCTCACGATCGTGTTGGCGTATATCCCGCTTCGCCGCTATGTTTCCTTAGGCTGCCACTCTTTTCAACACCGAGCGTTCCACGAAAAGGTGGTGCGGTTTGCCGCTCCGCTACTCGGGGCGTTGATTGTCGCCAGCCTCGCGGCTCGTTCAGATGTGTTCATGATCGGTTATTGGTTGCCGCCGGAGCAGATAGGATTTTATGGGGCTGCGTTTCAGACTGCGTCCATCATTGCGTTAATCCTCGGCAGTCTGGACTCTGCTGCAACGCCACTCATCTCCAGAGCTATTGCTGGTGATAATCAGTCATGCCTTCAGTCGCTCTTGCAGTCCGTTCTCCGATGGTCCGTCAGCATGTCATTGCCGATGTTTCTTGTTTTTGTCTTATTCCCTGCCGAAGTGCTTTCGATATTCGGAGATCAGTTTCATCATGCGTCGTATTGTCTCGTCGTCCTGGCAATGAGCCAGGTGATCAACGCCGCAAGTGGCTCATCGAACACCGCATTGGTATTGGCTGGATATTCAAAGCTGGTGATGTGGAACAGTATTTGGCTGGGGGTCACCCAGATTGTATTCAATGTGATGCTCGTCCCTCTCTATGGAATGACCGGCGCAGCAGTGGGGACGGCCACTGCTCTGACTCTTGTGAGCGTTGTCCGTTTTTATGAATGTTCTCTGCTACTCAAAGTGAAGATGATTGAGCGAGAGATCTGGAAGCCCGTTGCCGCTGCAGCGATCACGTTTGCTCTCGTCTCTGTCTGTAAGTTATGCGGGCTGCCGGTGAGCTGGTGGATCTTGGCCGCGACATCGGTAGGCCTCTATACACTCATCACCACGCTGTTGGGATTGCATGAGCAAGATCGAAACCTTCTGAATCATTTGAAAGAGACGGTCTATCGTCACGGAGGTCCACGACTATGCGTATAACCAACGAAACCGACGCTATGAATGCGACGTACATGCGTGAATGCTTGTCAGGCCGGATACTGTACGGAGACGATTTATCCGAAGATGCGATCGACGCATGGTTTGACGATGAAAAGGAAGGGTTCGCGGATCTTGGGGCCAAGAATCACGAGTCCTATTGTTACGAGTATCACGGATTAAACACTCTTCATGGATTCCGTCACCTCCCATCAAAGTTGTATGGCCGCACGCTTTGTGTGGGAGGGGCGTATGGAGAAGAAGTGAAGCCGTTTCTTGAGAATATCAGGGCGATCACGATCCTGGAGCCTTCTGGAGCATTCAGAACCACCAGCCTCGATGGTGTCCCTATCGAATATGTCAAACCTCTTCCCACGGGTATCATGCCGTTCGAGGATGGGACCTTCGATTTAGCGACGTGTTTTGGCTGTCTTCATCACATTCCAAATGTGGGCACCGTCTTGCGCGAGCTCCATCGATGTATGAAGCCCAACGGGTTTGCGTTGGTTCGAGAGCCAATTATTTCCATGGGAGACTGGCGGCGCCCACGGAAAGGGTTAACGAGGCGCGAGCGTGGGATACCATTGCCTGTGTTCCGGGTATTGATCTCTGATGCTGGATTTAGCATCGAGAAAGAAACATTGTGCGGATTTTCTGTAACCTCCAGGCTTGGGGGAATGCTCGGGAAACATTTCTATAATTCGCCGACCATCGTTCGAATCGATCAGCTTCTCGCCGAGCTGTTCGCATGGAACTACCGGTATCACCCTGTGACGGCCGTTCAAAAATTCATGCCCACGGTTGCTGCATTTGTGCTGAGGAAGCCCTAGGCCGTGAGTCCTGATTAGCAGGGTATGCGGTACCGTCATCTCAACCTCGATACCTGTGTGTAGCAGGAAAGATGTCGTGGAAGATAGAGCACGGCTTTTTATTCTTGGCCCCACGCCACCGCCATTCCATGGAGTGGCGGTAGCGGTACAAACGTTGCTTCAGTCGGACCTTGGGAAACGGTTTCGCACATATCACTTGGATCTTGCAGACCGGCGAGGCATTCAGCATGTCAATAAGCCTGATTTGCACGACGTTGTCCTCTTTGCTCGTCAGTGGCTCAAACTGGTTAGCATGCTCATCAACGCCTGCCCCGCGGTGAGCTACCTGGTTCTGTCCCAATCGACGATAGGATTTCTACGCGACAGCCTGTTGATCTGGCCAGCGTATCTGAGAGGCAGTCATGTCGTTCTTCATCTGCATGGAGGAAATTTTCGAGACTGGTTTCTCGGGCGATCCTGGCTCATGAAGGCATATGTGAAAGCTGTCCTTCGACGTGTCACGCGTGCCATTGTCCTCGGCGAGTCCTTGAAGCGTCAATTCGAGGGACTCGTCGATGAGCAGCGAATTGCCGTCGTGCCGAACGGCGTCGATTGGGGTGCGTCCAGCCTCCATTCAGGAATGCCACGCGGCGGATCTCGATTCCGTATTCTTCATCTGAGTACGTTAAGCCATTTGAAGGGAGCGCTCATGTTCCTTCGGGCTGTCCCATCCGTAGTTCAGCAGCGAAAAGATGTGGAGTTCGTATTGGCAGGACCATGGTCGCATGCGGAGGACAAACAATGGGCAGACAGCTTCATTTGTCAACATAAACTCGAAACCTATGTGTCGTTCAGCGGGCAAGTGGACGGCGCAGAGAAAAGGGCTTTGTTTGACTCTTCGGACATTTTCGTTTTTCCTGGAGTCCAGCAAGAAGGACAACCCTTGGTTGTTCTCGAGGCGATGGCGGCAGGCATCCCCGTGATCTTTACCGATCGAGGTTGCCTCCGTGACACGGTGCCGGATGGAGAAGTTGGACTAGAAGTGCCAATCGGAGATCCTCGTCAGTTGGCAGATCGCATACTATGGTTGCTGGATCATCCTGAGGCTATCAAAGCGATGGGAGCACGCGCCCGCAAAAGATACGAAGCTCTGTACACGAAAGAGCGACACATCGAGCGAATGATGGATATCTTTATCTCATCCTGCGAGGAAGGTGTTGCGTGAGCAGAACCGTATGCGCAGGTGAGAATGCCGGTGTGGGCAAACGGGATGCCGGAATACTGCTAGGAGTTCCGATTGACAGGAAGTCCCTCGCAGACATGGTGCAAGAGTCCATGCACGCTGTCGCGCACAGAACGTTTCAAAAGGTATTTGCCTGTGCCAATCCTCATTCGTTGGTGGTCACACAACAGGATGCTGACTTTCATTCTGCCCTGACCCGTGCCGATTTTGTTGTCGCGGATGGCATCGGCGCAACATTGATGGCACGTCTCGTCGGTATCCGGATCGGGCCTCGAATCACAGGAACCGACTACTTCTATGGAGTTCTGAACGCACTCCAACAACGTGGCCAGGGCCGTGTCTTCTTTATTGGATCGTCGCAGCAGGTTCTGGATCGCATTGCTAAACGCTTCGCCGTCGATTTTCCTGCCCTGACGCTTGGCGGTGCTTTGTCTCCGCCGTTCGGAGCATGGAGTGAGATGGAAAATCATCGGATGGTGAAAATGATCAACGATGCTAAGCCGGACGTCCTCTGGGTCGGCATGACGGCGCCGAAGCAGGAAAAATGGGTGGAGGCCAACCGTCGACAGCTCAACGTGTCCGTAATTGGTTCGATCGGTGCGGTCTTCGACTTTTACGCCGGAACTTACTCACGCGCTCCCAAATGGGTCTGCGATATCGGTTTGGAATGGGCCTATCGATTTATCCTTGAGCCACGCCGGATGTGGCGGCGCAACTTCGTGTCCGCACCAAAGTTTGTGTGGCTAGTGCTTCGTCGACACATCTACCGTGGAGATGCCACCCTGACAGCTACCGATTTGTCGAAGCAGGAAGAAATTGCCCACCACCGTGAGAAAAAAGCTGCCTAAGATTGTGAGGGGGGCTGCAAGGTGCCTGTCGTTGGTCTTGGCCAATCTGTGCTTTTTTTCACGATCGTGTGTGATGTGACGGCAACCAGATGCCATTTCCATATACCCATCTTTACATAATTGAACACCGCTGCAGCAACATCGACACAGTTGCCGCCTTTGGTCTCCATCGTCTTCTTTAGTTTTCAGCGACATGCAAATTTCATTAGATGGTCTGGGATTTGCTGAACAGTTCTCCGTTCATACGTGTCCCTAATGAACCAACCTCTAGAAGGAGCGGTGATATGCGGATGATGAAACGATGGCTTCGGAGAGGGTTCATCCTGCAGGTTGCTGCGGTGTGTGCCCTTTCGGTTCCGATCAGTGCAGCGAAAGCAGCTCTGGTGACCTATTCGTTCACCGGCAACATCAACATCGCCGGTAATCCCTCGGTCTCCGGTTCATTTCAATTTGATAATGCGACTGGTGGGAGTGGAGGTGTCTACAACGGTGCCGTAACTGGCTTCACCCTGAATCTTAACCTGAATACTGGGACGTACACATCGTCGTTCGTTCCAGGTGCCAATGCTGTGACGATTTCCCAGAACATGCCGCTGGGGGGTGGCATTGTCGACCGTTGGGCGTTGGTGACTGCTGCTACTGGTGAAGCGATCAGTGGTACCACCACGCGGCCATTCAGTTTTGATCTTCGTCTCGACCATGAGGGCGGGGGATTGTTTACTGACACGAGCCTTCAAGATCCTCCAGGTTTGAGCAGTCTGAATGGTGGCAGTGCGAAATGGCGGCTCTTTTTCGAGGATGCCGACGGTACGCCATCCGCGTATCTCGGATCGATAAGTAATCTGACTGCCGTGCCGTTGCCGGCTGCGGTGCTCCTGTTCGGAGCGGGGCTTATCTCCTTGGTGGGTTTGGGAGCCGGAGGGCTGAGAAATCTCCGAGCGTCCAAAGCCTAGTTGTCTCGTTTCTGACGGGCTTGATACTTCGATCGTGGTATCAAGCCCGTTCTTTCTGCGGACTCGATCGATAGCTGGGAAGTTGCCAGGGAAAGTGTCACCTCACTCTTCAGAACCGGTTTAGCTCGCTCCTCTAGCTCCTAATCATCGTGTGAGTAACTCACGCTTATGACCGGCACACGTTCCTTTCTCTTCACCTCAGTCCTGGTTGTGGCGCTATTGGTGTACATGTATGCGGACAGTCTTGTCTTCCTGTTCAGCCGATGGTTTGGCACTGAGGATTATAGCCATGGAATCTTCGTGCCTCTCATCAGCGGGTTTTTGATTTGGCAGTCTAGGCATCGTTTATCTCAAGTCTCAGGGGAAAAGTCATGGTGGGGCCTTGGCGTCATCGCTCTCGGCCTTGTGCTCTACGTCGTGGGCGAATTGTCCACGCTGTTTGTAATTCTGCACGTCTCCTTGTGGATCGTGATAGTCGGGTTGGCCGTTACGCTGCTCGGGATTCGCGGGACGAGGACCATAACCTTTCCACTCGGCTATCTTCTGACTGCCATCCCTCTTCCGATGTTTTTCTACGAGGGTCTGTCGAGCAAGCTTCAACTATGGTCTTCATCGCTCGGAGTCGGTTGTTTGCAGCTTGTCGGCGTGATGGCCTTTCGTGAAGGCAATGTCATTGATCTTGGCCCGGTTCAACTCCAAGTGGCCGAAGCCTGTAGCGGGATTCGCTACTTGCTTCCGCTGACCTCCCTTGCGCTGCTCTGCGCGTACCTCTTCAAGGATAGGATGTGGAAGCGAGTCGTCCTGGTTCTCTCGTCGGTTCCGATCTCCATCATGATCAACGGATTCCGCATCGGCATGATCGGACTGCTGGTTGAGCGCTATGGAAACGGAGCTGCGCAAGGCTTTTATCATCTCTTTGAGGGATGGGTCATTTTCATGGTGAGTTTCGGGCTATTGATCATGGAAATGGCGCTCTTAGGAAAGCTTGGAGCAGCGGTGTCCAGGAAATCCTTGTCCGAACGACTGACGTGGAGAAATCAAGAGTCAGAGGTCGTCCGTGAAGTTGGACTCAAGAATCCACCAGGCAACATCTTCTCACCGGGACCAGCCTATCTGTGCAGTGTGGCTCTTTTCGTGCCATTCACGCTCCTCTCGACGATGCTCATGGACCGTGAAGAGATTCCCCCGCCGCGAACCGCATTCGTCGACTTCCCGATGCAGATCAGCGGATGGCGAGGCGAGCCCTATCCACTCGAGCAGCAGTACATCGACGCGCTTCGCTTCGATGACTATGTTCTCGCTGACTATCGTTCAGGTGTTCAGCATCCCGTGAATTTCTATGCGGCGTACTATCGGTCACAGCGGAAAGGACAGTCGGCTCATTCGCCTCAGAGTTGTCTGCCGGGTGGGGGATGGGAAATTGAGTCTCTGACGCAGCGAGAATTGTCGATGCCACCAGGGGTGATGGAACCGCTTAGGATCAATCGAGCCGTGATCCAGAAAGGTGAACAGAAGCAAATCGTGATGTACTGGTTCAAACAACGAGACCGAAACCTCACGGACGAATATCTGGTGAAGTTGTACCTGCTGTGGGATGCGTTCTCGAGACAACGGACTGACGGAGCGCTGGTGAGATTGGCTTCACTCGTTGGTCCCGGGGAATCCGAAGCAGTTGTGGATCAACGTCTACAGGAATTGGCGATCGCGGTGGGTCGAGAGCTGACCAAGTTTGTACCGGACTGAACCAACACAAGTGAGGATGCGGGGACCAATCCATGGTGAATGAACTGTTCTTTAGTTTCATGACGGCGTTATTTTTGTCCATGGCGCTCATTCCTCCGTTACGGCTGGCAGCCGAACGATTTCAGGTGATGGATTTGCCTGGAGAGAGAAAAGTGCATGCGCACCCTATTCCACGGGTGGGAGGTCTTGCCTTCGCAACCGGTGCCTGCGCTTCGATTGCCTGGTGGGTTCCGAAAGATGCTATTGCGCTATCGATTCTGGTCGGCAGCGTCATCATCGTGGGGTTCGGAGTATGGGACGACCGTGTCGATCTGAGCTATCGAAGCAAACTCATTGGACAGCTGCTTGCCGCCCTCGCCGTTGTCTTTGGAGGGGATATCTGGTTTACCACCCTTCCTTTTCTACCCGATGTGGAAGTGCCGGCATGGGCTGGGATGTTTGTGACCGTCGTGTTTCTTGTCGGCGTGTCCAATGCCGTCAATCTCACAGATGGGTTGGATGGGCTAGCCGGTGGTCTGTCATTTCTTACGCTATCTGGGATTGCCTATTTGGCCTATGTCTCTGATGATTCGACTGTCTTGTTGTTGACCGTCCCGTTTCTGGGAGGGCTCTTGGGGTTCTTGCGCTACAACACCTACCCGGCTCGTATTTTCATGGGAGACGGCGGCAGCCAATTGTTGGGATTCATCATGGGGGTATTCGCCGTTCTACTGACGGATTCCTCACGAGGGCCATTCAGTCCGAGCCTTGCTCTATTTCTATTGGGGCTGCCGTTTTTGGATACGCTTGGCGTGACTGGACAACGGCTGGCTGAAGGCCGCTCTCCATTCATCGGCGACCGTGCGCACATTCACCATAAACTGCTTCGTTTTGGGTTCACGCATTATGAGGCCGTGACCGTCGTTTACGTGATCCAGGCAGGGATGTTGGGCTTGGCGTATGTGCTGCGATGGCAGTCCGACCTATTGATCCTTCCCCTTTATCTCCTGATTGCGGGATCGGTCTTGATGCTGTTCATCGCAGCAGGGCGCGGTCTTCTTCCCAATCTCACTTCACAAAGCGGTCATTTTCTATCCAATGTGGCCGTGACGCGATTGATGAATGGCCCGTGGCTGACGGATCTGCCGATGCAGTTCTTGGCCGTGACCGTCCCATGTTTCCTCATTGCCCTGGTGTTTGTTCCATCGAATGTGCCGACCGATGTCGGATATCTGTCGATCATCATATTCGGGATTGTGTTGCTCGGCCTCTCGTTTTCTCCTCGAGTCGCGCCATATTTTGTCCGTGGTGGACTCTACGTGGGCACCACGTTCCTGCTGTATGTCTGCGATGGGTCGCGAGCGAGCGCTTTATCTACCGTCACGATCGTGCACAACGCATTCTTTGTCGTGGTCGCCGTTATGGTGTTATTGAGTCTTCGATTCAACCAGGAGAACCGGTTTCAGACGACACCGCTCGACTATTTAATGGTCTTCTTGGCCGTCATGTTCCCGCTCCTCCCGGAGGTCAGCGCCGATATCTCGCACTTGGGGGTCTTTGCCGCCAAATTGATGGTGCTCTTCTTTTCCTTCGAATTGCTACTCCATGCATTTTCGAGTCGTGTCCGACAGTTGGGACTCGTTTCGCTCTGGATCCTGTTCGGACTAGGAATTCGGATTTTGTTGTAGCAAACCGAGTTACGTAATAACCTAGGTTCCATGCCGACGGCATTCCCATACAACAGACGTGGGTGGGCTTTCAGTATGCGCGTGAGGACCGCCATCGTTCTTCTGTCGGCGGTCGCATGGACGGCTTGTGGTGGTCCCGAGGAGCGAAAGGCCAAGTACTTCGCTCGCGCCAATGAGTACATTGAAGCGGCCAACTATCCCAAGGCGCGGGTCGCCCTGCGGAATGTGCTGAAAATAGATCCAAAGGATGCGGGTGCCTATGTCCTCTTTGCTCGCGTTGAAGAGAGGGAAAAGAATTGGCGCAACGCTGTCCAACTCTATCAGGAAGCCGTCAGACTGGATCCTGGTCATACCGCAGCATGGATTACCCTGGGGAAATACTATCTGGAAGCGAGGTTGACCGAGCAGGTGGCGGAGGCGGCAGACACCGTCCTGAAGAAGGAGCCAAAACATCCTCAAGCGAACGCACTGAAGATCGCCTTGCAGGCCGTGACGGAGCAGGCCGTTCCTTCGGCGATCCTCAAAGCGGAGGCACTGGCGAAGGAGTTTCCATCAGAACCGGATGTCGCCATTCTTCTTGCCACGTTGTACGACCAGCGTCAGCGATATCATGATGCCGAGGTCACGTTGCGACGCGCGTTGGATGCTCATCCGAGAGATCTGGATCTTCTGAACAATTTGAATGCGGTCCTGACGCGGGCAAACGACATCGTCGGCGCAGAAGCGGTCATTCGTCGGATGATTGACGCCGAGCCTGAGTTCTTTGACCATCGGCTGAGACTTGTCCGCTTCTATGTTCAACAGGCTGCCTACGATAAGGCGGAAGAGATTCTCCGTAACGCGGTGGCGCTCGATCCGAACAGCGAACAGCGCCGGCTTGCATTGGCCGACTTCTTTTTGAGCAGGAAGGATGTTCCGTCTGCCGAACGAGTATTGTTGGACGCCACGGCACAGTTGCCGTACTCAAGCCAACTTCAATTCGGGCTTGCCGCGTTCTACCGGAAGACCGGACAAGACACAAAAGCACGTGAGCGCTATGCCGCGTTGGTTCAAGAGTACAAGGATAAGCCGGTCGGGTTGGAAGCCAAGGTGAAGTTGGCGGAGATGGATTTTCAGTCTGGCAAGCAGATCGAAGCGGAGCGTCAAGTGCAGGAAGTATTACGAGACAACCCCCGCTCCTCGGACGGCCTGACCCTTTTAGGACGTCTCGAGTTAGCCAGAAGGAATGGGAAAGACGCGGTTCAGGCCTTTCGCACGGTTTTGCATGATCAGCCGGGATCGGCGACGGTTCACTATCTCCTTGGCCAGGCCTATCAGCTCACTGGAGAGACCAGCCTGGCGAAAGAGAGTTTTGAGCGAGCGGTGGCGTTGTATCCTGACCAGGTCGATGCCAAGCGATCTCTTGCGGTACTGGAAAGCAAAATCGGCCGTTACCAACAGGCCCGTGCTCGACTTGACGACCTGCTGAAGCAACGTCCTAATGATATTGCTGCCCTCGATATGCTGATGACGCTCGACTTGGTAATGAAAAACTGGTCTGGAGCGGAACAGACGTTGAGGCGGATCCATCACGTAGCAGGCGAAAGTCATATGGCCTTGATGGCGGAAGGGCGACTGTATGAGGCGCAACGTCGTTTGAATGACGCGATGAATGCCTATGAACGCGCCACAGCTCTGGTTCCGAACGAGCCGGAGCCACTCTTGTCCCTGGTGAAGCTTGAGGTGGCTCATGATCACAAGGTCCGAGCGCAAGCACGGTTGGAAACGCTCCTCGCGGCTCGTCCGGACCATCCATTCGGCCACGGATTGTTGGCAGAAGTCTTGTCCGTCTCCGGGGCGCATGAAGCGGCCGAGCTTCACTATCGTGAAGCTGCGCGACTGAACCCCAAATGGATGGCGCCGTGGCTCAACTGGGCCACGTTGCTATTGTCCCGCAAAAAACCGGATATGGCCGTACAGGTTCTACACGAGGGGCTCAAGGCCAACCCCGATAGTGAGGAGTTGCACATGCTCTTGGCCTCGGCGCACTCCGAGCAAGCACAGATAGATCTCGCTATGGCCGCATATGAGACCACCTTGCGGCTGAATCCTCGCAACGTGCTGGCAGCGAATAATCTGGCCGTCTTGCTCGCGGACCACAAGGGTGATCCATCGAGTTTGCAAAGGGCCTTCGCGCTCAGTCGAGATTTTGAAAAGGAGGCGCCGCATCCTCTCTTTATCGATACCCTCGGCTGGGTGCGATTCAGAATGGGGCAACCGGAAGAGGCGATCCGGCTGATGAAAGACGCCGTCGCCAAATCACCCGACATTTCTGTCCTGAATTATCATCTTGGAATGGCATTGTTTCAGTCCGGTAAACGCACCGAGGCCCGTACGTATCTTTTAAAGGCGCTGAAGAATTCCGATTCGTTCGAAGGACGGCGGGAGGCAGAGCAAGCCCTCGCGCAGATCAGAGGGTAGGAAGAATTCATGTCTCGATCAGTGCGATCAATGATGAAGGGGGTACTGATGGCCACGGCTGTCATGATAGTGGCGATGCCTGCTTATGCGGGTGATGCGATGACCGGCTGGCCGGTGGCGCAAGTCGAGCCAGGGTACCGCCTCGGCGCCGAGGATATCATGCTGGTATCGGTGTGGAAGGATGAACAGCTGACGCGAGAAGTCGTCGTCCGTCCGGACGGGATGTTTTCATTTCCCCTCGTCGGCGATATCCAGGCCGAGGGTCGAACAGTCGAGGACATTCGTGGCGACCTTGTGAAGCGGCTGACAAAGTATATTCCGAATGCCAATGTTTCGGTCGCGGTCACAAAAGTCATCAGTTACAAGGTGTACGTCGTCGGCCGAGTGAATAAGCCGGGTGAGTATTTGATCGGCCATTACACCGATGTGCTGCAGGCGCTCAGTCTTGCTGGTGGACTGACTCCGTTTGCCGCTGAGAACGATATCAAGGTCTTACGGCGGGTGAGGGGAGAACAACATGCCATTCCCTTTCGCTATGGAGATGTTCGGAAAGGCAGGGATTTGGAGCAA includes the following:
- a CDS encoding polysaccharide biosynthesis/export family protein; this translates as MSRSVRSMMKGVLMATAVMIVAMPAYAGDAMTGWPVAQVEPGYRLGAEDIMLVSVWKDEQLTREVVVRPDGMFSFPLVGDIQAEGRTVEDIRGDLVKRLTKYIPNANVSVAVTKVISYKVYVVGRVNKPGEYLIGHYTDVLQALSLAGGLTPFAAENDIKVLRRVRGEQHAIPFRYGDVRKGRDLEQNIILQRGDVVMVP
- a CDS encoding tetratricopeptide repeat protein; its protein translation is MRVRTAIVLLSAVAWTACGGPEERKAKYFARANEYIEAANYPKARVALRNVLKIDPKDAGAYVLFARVEEREKNWRNAVQLYQEAVRLDPGHTAAWITLGKYYLEARLTEQVAEAADTVLKKEPKHPQANALKIALQAVTEQAVPSAILKAEALAKEFPSEPDVAILLATLYDQRQRYHDAEVTLRRALDAHPRDLDLLNNLNAVLTRANDIVGAEAVIRRMIDAEPEFFDHRLRLVRFYVQQAAYDKAEEILRNAVALDPNSEQRRLALADFFLSRKDVPSAERVLLDATAQLPYSSQLQFGLAAFYRKTGQDTKARERYAALVQEYKDKPVGLEAKVKLAEMDFQSGKQIEAERQVQEVLRDNPRSSDGLTLLGRLELARRNGKDAVQAFRTVLHDQPGSATVHYLLGQAYQLTGETSLAKESFERAVALYPDQVDAKRSLAVLESKIGRYQQARARLDDLLKQRPNDIAALDMLMTLDLVMKNWSGAEQTLRRIHHVAGESHMALMAEGRLYEAQRRLNDAMNAYERATALVPNEPEPLLSLVKLEVAHDHKVRAQARLETLLAARPDHPFGHGLLAEVLSVSGAHEAAELHYREAARLNPKWMAPWLNWATLLLSRKKPDMAVQVLHEGLKANPDSEELHMLLASAHSEQAQIDLAMAAYETTLRLNPRNVLAANNLAVLLADHKGDPSSLQRAFALSRDFEKEAPHPLFIDTLGWVRFRMGQPEEAIRLMKDAVAKSPDISVLNYHLGMALFQSGKRTEARTYLLKALKNSDSFEGRREAEQALAQIRG